A genomic window from Leptolyngbya sp. BL0902 includes:
- a CDS encoding HEAT repeat domain-containing protein, whose translation MINLQNLQDILSDPKIDEAVLSENQDFFTELCQHSPGHILRDQYLPAPWQAWLARHPSVELRQSTANNPCLLREIIERLAKDDDAGVRDAVAGNLNTPPEILSQLATDHVRNVRLHVARHRQTSSDTLLGLMQDPLWEVRRNVACHLNTPVEGLIHLAHDSDWRVRHCIAEHTKTPETLLIRLAQDVDSQTRCAAVANSRFPLSHLIHLAKSEDLWLRRGVARNRCAPEFLLIHLAQDRDESVLYDVAGNPNTPAKILSDLSQVFVVSILVQVAKNPNTPGSALAQLAHINDVATLANVATHPNASKEVRQLALEKKAYLSRDYL comes from the coding sequence ATGATCAATCTTCAAAATCTTCAGGATATATTGAGCGATCCCAAGATTGATGAGGCCGTCTTGAGTGAAAATCAAGACTTCTTTACAGAGTTATGCCAACATAGTCCAGGTCATATATTAAGAGACCAGTATTTACCTGCTCCGTGGCAAGCATGGCTAGCTCGACATCCTAGCGTAGAATTGCGCCAATCTACGGCGAACAACCCTTGTTTGCTCAGAGAAATCATAGAACGGCTTGCGAAGGACGATGATGCTGGCGTCCGTGATGCAGTGGCGGGAAACTTAAATACTCCCCCAGAAATTTTGAGTCAGTTAGCTACAGACCATGTTCGGAATGTACGCCTCCATGTTGCTCGTCATCGGCAAACTTCCAGCGACACACTGCTAGGCTTGATGCAAGACCCATTATGGGAGGTACGCAGAAATGTGGCTTGCCACCTCAATACTCCGGTGGAAGGATTGATTCACTTAGCCCACGATTCAGATTGGCGCGTTCGCCATTGTATTGCTGAACATACCAAGACTCCCGAAACTCTTCTGATAAGACTCGCCCAAGATGTTGATTCACAAACTCGCTGCGCTGCGGTAGCCAACTCCCGATTTCCGTTGAGTCACTTAATCCACCTAGCGAAGAGTGAAGACCTTTGGCTACGTCGAGGGGTAGCTCGTAATCGTTGTGCCCCTGAATTTCTCTTAATTCATCTGGCTCAGGACAGAGATGAGTCGGTTCTCTACGACGTTGCTGGCAATCCTAATACGCCCGCAAAAATACTATCTGATTTATCCCAAGTTTTTGTTGTAAGTATTCTGGTGCAAGTTGCCAAAAACCCTAACACTCCAGGTAGCGCCTTAGCGCAACTGGCTCACATCAACGATGTCGCTACCTTAGCTAACGTTGCCACTCACCCTAATGCCTCTAAGGAAGTACGCCAACTAGCCTTAGAGAAAAAAGCATATCTATCGAGGGATTATCTATAG
- a CDS encoding DUF1269 domain-containing protein: MSESPVQVIVAAFNSVDGAGLVMEDIKQGKRDGLIGIIDAAVVVKNAEGKLKITDAKRRSRKGLMTGGVVGGLIGLVLAPPAVAVAAGGGVIGALVGKLRSAPLKAEMKDLGSALQPNTSAIIAVIEHTWVEQLEAALAAAGAQLIREVIKADIAEQLEAGGNVLYTAGAGTDALGAARIAQTTDSLSIGGVAITDEGLFLDSAEILLAGDDEDEENSSSMA, encoded by the coding sequence ATGAGTGAAAGCCCCGTACAGGTCATTGTGGCCGCCTTTAACAGCGTGGATGGCGCTGGCCTCGTGATGGAAGACATTAAGCAAGGAAAACGGGATGGCCTGATCGGCATCATAGATGCCGCCGTGGTGGTCAAAAACGCCGAGGGCAAGCTCAAAATTACCGACGCCAAACGCCGCAGCCGCAAAGGGCTAATGACGGGCGGTGTGGTCGGCGGCCTGATCGGCTTGGTGTTGGCTCCTCCGGCGGTGGCCGTGGCCGCTGGGGGCGGCGTGATTGGGGCGCTGGTGGGCAAACTCCGCAGCGCTCCCCTTAAGGCCGAAATGAAGGACTTGGGATCGGCCCTTCAGCCCAATACCTCGGCGATTATTGCCGTGATTGAACACACCTGGGTGGAACAACTCGAAGCCGCCCTCGCCGCCGCCGGAGCCCAGCTCATCCGCGAGGTGATCAAGGCCGACATCGCTGAACAACTGGAGGCCGGGGGCAACGTCCTCTACACCGCCGGGGCCGGAACCGATGCCCTCGGAGCCGCCCGCATCGCTCAAACCACAGACAGCCTCAGCATCGGCGGTGTGGCCATAACCGATGAAGGTCTCTTTTTAGACAGCGCTGAAATTCTCCTTGCTGGCGATGATGAGGACGAAGAAAACTCTTCCTCAATGGCATAA
- a CDS encoding ABC-F family ATP-binding cassette domain-containing protein: MTLFTLRSAHKDFGIKEILRDASFSLEEGDKVGLIGTNGSGKSTLLKMIAGLEPFDGGEFWVNPGAKIVYLPQQPDFDANHTVLEQVFADAGESMALIREYEDLSHHLAQGTGDSDRLMAQLSVVAEKIAAADAWDLETSAKVILSKLGIEDFDAKVGDLSGGYRKRVAIAAALLADPDALLMDEPTNHLDAESVEWLQSYLGGFRGALLLITHDRYFLDQVTNRILEIDRGDLYGYGGNYAYYLEKKALSEASEVSSQKKHAGVLRRELEWLKRGPKARSTKQKARIDRIGEMQNREFKQALGKVDISTAGRRIGKKVIELEHVAKSYEDRTLFKDFTYAFAPDDRVGIIGPNGVGKSTLMNVITGRLEPDSGTVEMGTTIHVGYFDQHSDDLFTNPSQRVIEYLKETAELVTTADGSTITASQMLERFLFTPNQQYAPLEKLSGGERRRLFLLRVLMSAPNLLILDEPTNDLDVQTLSVLEEYLEEFNGCVIVVSHDRYFLDRTVNTIFAFEGHGILRQYPGNYSLYLDYKKAEKEREEERQREAAKANEKAASSSPSAKTSSAAPSSSSAPGKKLSYKEKREYEQLETQIPTLEAEKETIEKRLYGDAPSDYEEVTRLSEQLAALSAQIDAATERWMELAERLE, translated from the coding sequence ATGACCCTGTTTACCCTGCGCTCCGCTCACAAAGACTTTGGCATCAAAGAAATCCTGCGGGATGCCAGCTTCAGCCTAGAGGAGGGCGACAAAGTGGGCCTGATTGGCACCAACGGCTCCGGTAAATCCACCCTGCTCAAGATGATTGCGGGGCTAGAGCCCTTCGATGGCGGCGAGTTTTGGGTGAACCCCGGCGCTAAAATCGTCTACCTGCCCCAGCAGCCCGACTTTGACGCCAACCACACGGTACTTGAGCAAGTATTTGCCGACGCCGGAGAATCCATGGCGCTGATTCGCGAGTATGAAGACCTCTCGCACCACTTGGCCCAGGGCACCGGGGATAGTGATCGCCTGATGGCCCAGCTCTCTGTCGTGGCCGAAAAAATTGCCGCCGCCGATGCCTGGGATTTGGAAACCAGCGCCAAGGTAATTCTCAGCAAATTGGGCATCGAAGACTTTGACGCTAAGGTAGGCGATTTATCCGGCGGCTATCGCAAACGGGTAGCCATTGCCGCTGCCCTCCTAGCCGACCCCGACGCCCTGCTGATGGACGAGCCCACCAACCACTTGGATGCCGAATCGGTGGAATGGCTGCAAAGTTATCTCGGTGGTTTTCGCGGAGCCTTGCTGCTGATTACCCACGACCGCTACTTTTTGGATCAAGTCACCAACCGCATCCTAGAAATTGACCGGGGAGACCTCTATGGCTATGGCGGCAACTACGCCTATTACCTAGAGAAAAAAGCCCTATCCGAAGCTTCAGAAGTAAGCTCCCAAAAGAAACATGCGGGCGTGTTGCGACGAGAACTGGAATGGCTAAAGCGTGGCCCCAAAGCCCGCAGCACCAAACAAAAAGCCCGCATTGATCGCATTGGGGAAATGCAAAATCGGGAGTTTAAGCAAGCCCTGGGCAAGGTGGATATTTCCACAGCAGGTCGCCGCATTGGCAAAAAGGTGATCGAGCTAGAACATGTGGCTAAAAGCTACGAAGACCGTACCCTATTCAAAGACTTTACCTATGCCTTTGCCCCAGATGATCGCGTCGGCATCATTGGCCCCAACGGCGTCGGAAAATCGACCCTAATGAATGTGATTACCGGACGGCTAGAGCCAGACAGTGGCACCGTAGAGATGGGCACCACCATCCACGTCGGCTACTTCGATCAGCATTCCGACGATCTGTTTACCAACCCCAGCCAGCGGGTGATTGAATACCTCAAAGAAACCGCCGAACTGGTCACAACCGCCGACGGTAGTACCATTACCGCATCCCAAATGCTGGAGCGGTTTTTGTTTACCCCCAACCAGCAATATGCCCCCCTCGAAAAACTCTCTGGGGGCGAACGGCGGCGGCTCTTTTTGCTGCGGGTGTTGATGTCGGCCCCCAATCTGCTCATCCTCGATGAACCCACCAACGACCTGGATGTCCAAACCTTGAGCGTGCTGGAAGAATACCTAGAAGAATTTAACGGCTGTGTGATTGTGGTATCCCACGACCGCTACTTCCTAGATCGCACCGTCAATACCATTTTTGCCTTTGAGGGCCATGGCATTCTAAGACAGTATCCCGGCAACTATTCTCTCTATTTAGACTATAAAAAAGCGGAAAAAGAGCGGGAGGAAGAACGCCAACGGGAAGCCGCCAAAGCCAACGAAAAAGCCGCTTCCTCTAGTCCGTCAGCCAAAACATCCAGCGCCGCACCTTCCAGCTCTAGCGCCCCAGGCAAGAAACTTTCTTACAAGGAAAAGCGCGAGTACGAACAACTGGAAACCCAAATTCCAACCCTGGAGGCCGAGAAAGAAACTATCGAAAAACGGCTCTACGGCGATGCCCCTAGCGACTACGAAGAAGTCACCCGCCTGTCGGAGCAACTCGCCGCCCTTTCCGCCCAAATTGACGCCGCCACCGAACGCTGGATGGAACTCGCCGAACGCCTGGAATAG
- a CDS encoding SPFH domain-containing protein: MGSIFGLIITMMILGGSIAASGVRIVNQSDEALVETLGKYTGKKLSPGLNFVVPFLDRVVFKQTIRERVLDIPPQQCITRDNVSISVDAVVYWRIVDMEKAYYKVENLQSAMVNLVLTQVRAEMGKLELDETFTARSEINEILLRELDISTDPWGVKVTRVELRDIVPSKAVQDSMELQMAAERKKRAAILTSEGERESAVNSAKGRAESAVLDAEARKTAAILDAEAEQKSIILRAQALQQEQVLQAQATAQAIQIIAKTIAADPDARESLQYILAQQYLEMGLKIGSSDSSKVMFMDPKSIPATLEGMRAIVGDGNTPPMG, encoded by the coding sequence ATGGGAAGTATTTTCGGATTGATCATCACCATGATGATTCTGGGCGGATCCATCGCGGCCAGCGGGGTTCGCATCGTCAACCAAAGTGATGAGGCACTGGTAGAAACCCTAGGCAAATATACGGGCAAAAAGCTGTCCCCTGGGCTCAATTTTGTGGTGCCGTTCCTGGATCGCGTGGTGTTTAAGCAAACCATTCGGGAACGGGTGCTAGATATTCCACCCCAGCAGTGCATCACCCGCGACAACGTCTCCATCAGCGTGGACGCGGTGGTCTATTGGCGGATTGTGGATATGGAAAAGGCTTACTACAAGGTAGAAAACCTGCAATCGGCCATGGTCAACCTGGTGCTCACCCAGGTGCGAGCCGAGATGGGCAAACTGGAACTCGACGAAACCTTCACCGCCCGCTCCGAAATTAATGAAATCCTGCTGCGCGAACTGGATATCTCCACCGACCCCTGGGGTGTCAAAGTCACTCGCGTAGAACTGCGCGACATCGTGCCCTCCAAGGCCGTTCAAGATTCCATGGAGCTGCAAATGGCCGCCGAGCGCAAAAAGCGGGCCGCTATCCTCACCTCCGAAGGGGAGCGAGAATCGGCGGTGAACTCCGCCAAGGGACGGGCCGAATCGGCGGTGCTGGATGCCGAAGCCCGCAAAACCGCCGCCATTTTGGATGCCGAGGCCGAGCAAAAATCCATCATCCTCCGCGCCCAGGCCCTCCAGCAAGAGCAGGTGCTCCAAGCCCAAGCTACGGCCCAGGCCATCCAGATCATCGCCAAAACCATTGCCGCCGACCCCGATGCACGGGAATCGCTGCAATACATCCTGGCCCAGCAATACCTCGAAATGGGGCTGAAGATCGGCAGCAGCGACAGCAGCAAAGTGATGTTTATGGATCCCAAGAGCATCCCCGCCACCCTAGAGGGCATGCGGGCCATCGTCGGCGACGGCAACACCCCGCCCATGGGCTAG
- a CDS encoding NfeD family protein has translation MNYALFWLILGTVLCLMELFIPTAFVESTLGVSAILVSLVSLVVPQFSLQAALWMVLSLVFIFFLKRFVPQRTPPILLDATEARTLTAIAPGDAGRVLYEGNSWQARCDDETITIGANQTVVVVRRKGNTLYVMPESEIKEWP, from the coding sequence ATGAACTATGCCTTGTTCTGGCTCATTTTAGGAACGGTGCTCTGCCTGATGGAGCTCTTTATTCCCACCGCCTTTGTTGAGTCCACCCTGGGAGTCAGCGCCATCCTGGTATCGCTGGTGTCGCTGGTGGTGCCCCAATTCAGCCTGCAAGCCGCCCTGTGGATGGTGCTGTCGTTGGTCTTCATTTTCTTCCTGAAGCGGTTTGTGCCCCAGCGGACGCCCCCCATTTTGCTCGATGCCACCGAGGCCCGTACCCTAACAGCCATTGCCCCAGGAGACGCGGGGCGTGTGCTCTACGAGGGCAATTCCTGGCAGGCTCGCTGCGACGATGAAACCATTACCATTGGAGCCAACCAAACGGTGGTGGTGGTGCGGCGCAAGGGCAACACCCTGTACGTGATGCCTGAGAGCGAGATTAAGGAGTGGCCATAG